A stretch of Phragmites australis chromosome 12, lpPhrAust1.1, whole genome shotgun sequence DNA encodes these proteins:
- the LOC133886140 gene encoding probable O-methyltransferase 2 produces MAAESQTIVVPTDAELLQAQADLWRHSLYYLTSMALKCAVELHIPTAIHNLGGATSLSDLVTALSLPPAKLPFLRRIMRLLVTSGIFASDSNAEVETFRLNPLSWLLVEGVEAEDHTYQKYFVLGTVSRHHIEAGLSLADWFKKDLAPPVPSPFEDLHGVSLLHENMSLLDKELDRIVNEGVAAHDNLAIGTIIRECHDLFKGLQSLTDCCGDGTTVSAIMKAFPHIKCTVLDIPKVIKTTPADAVNYGAGDMFKFVPPAQAVMLKLVLHFWNDEDCVKILEQCRKAIPSREEGGKVIIIEIVLSPSMGPIMYEAQLLMDMAMMVNTRGRQRDENDWREIFMKAGFSDYKIVKKIGARGIIEVYP; encoded by the exons ATGGCGGCTGAGTCTCAGACCATCGTTGTTCCCACTGATGCTGAGCTGCTGCAGGCTCAAGCTGACCTTTGGCGCCACAGCCTCTACTACCTCACCTCCATGGCACTCAAGTGCGCTGTCGAGCTTCACATCCCAACTGCCATCCATAATCTTGGAGGGGCTACATCGCTTTCCGACCTGGTAACCGCGCTGTCCCTCCCCCCAGCTAAGCTTCCATTCCTCCGCCGCATAATGCGGTTGCTGGTCACGTCGGGCATCTTCGCGTCTGATAGCAATGCCGAGGTAGAGACCTTCCGCCTCAATCCACTCTCTTGGCTCCTGGTGGAAGGTGTGGAAGCGGAAGACCACACCTATCAGAAATACTTCGTGCTCGGCACGGTTTCACGGCATCATATTGAGGCGGGGTTGTCTCTGGCTGACTGGTTCAAGAAGGATTTGGCGCCACCAGTGCCGTCGCCATTCGAGGATTTACATGGTGTGTCACTCCTTCACGAGAATATGTCGCTCCTGGACAAGGAACTTGATAGGATTGTCAATGAAGGTGTGGCAGCACACGACAATTTGGCAATTGGAACAATAATTCGGGAGTGCCATGATCTTTTCAAGGGGCTGCAATCACTGACTGACTGCTGTGGTGATGGCACGACTGTGAGTGCTATCATGAAGGCGTTCCCTCACATCAAGTGCACTGTGCTGGACATTCCAAAGGTTATTAAGACCACACCAGCTGATGCCGTTAACTATGGCGCGGGGGACATGTTCAAGTTTGTCCCACCTGCTCAAGCTGTGATGCTCAAG CTTGTACTGCACTTCTGGAACGATGAGGATTGCGTGAAGATCCTGGAGCAATGCAGGAAAGCAATTCCTTCCCGAGAAGAGGGAGGGAAGGTGATCATTATAGAAATAGTTCTTAGCCCTTCGATGGGGCCAATAATGTACGAAGCTCAACTCCTGATGGACATGGCCATGATGGTGAATACTAGAGGCAGGCAGCGGGACGAAAATGACTGGCGCGAGATCTTTATGAAAGCAGGTTTCTCCGACTATAAGATCGTTAAGAAAATAGGAGCTCGTGGCATCATCGAGGTTTACCCGTAA